The following coding sequences are from one Humulus lupulus chromosome X, drHumLupu1.1, whole genome shotgun sequence window:
- the LOC133806514 gene encoding DNA polymerase epsilon catalytic subunit B-like: MVRYAMEKPQMMASYSVSDAVSTYYLYMTYVHPFIFSLATIIPMSPDEVLRKGSGTLCEMLLMVQAYKANVICPNKHQSESEKFHSNRLLESETYIGGHVECLESGVFRSDLLTSFKLDPSGYQQLIDNLDRDLQYAIRVEGKMDLDSDLIMMK; encoded by the exons ATGGTTCGTTACGCAATGGAAAAGCCACAG ATGATGGCCTCATATTCTGTTTCTGATGCTGTTTCAACTTATTACTTGTATATGACCTATGTTCATCCGTTCATTTTCTCTCTTGCGACTATTATCCCGATGTCACCAGATGAGGTCCTGCGCAAGGGTAGTGGGACCCTCTGTGAAATGCTTCTAATGGTCCAG GCATACAAGGCAAATGTTATTTGCCCTAACAAACACCAATCTGAATCAGAGAAGTTTCATAGTAACCGTCTTCTTGAAAGCGAGACATATATAGGTGGTCATGTGGAATGCCTTGAAAGTGGAGTTTTTAGATCTGATCTTTTAACTAGTTTTAAGCTTGATCCATCTGGATATCAG CAACTGATTGACAACCTTGATCGTGATCTGCAATATGCTATAAGAGTTGAGGGTAAGATGGACTTGGATTCCGATCTAATTATGATGAAGTGA